The following are encoded together in the Buchnera aphidicola (Acyrthosiphon lactucae) genome:
- a CDS encoding flagellar hook-associated protein FlgK, with translation MSSIFNTAIAGINAMKIMIDNTTNKINNPAAKNSGKRVVLESTPQNSNAKNTVKVKEIYDNYNDFITEEKRKTDVQVQDEQTKIEQLLKLEDLLCEKSNIFNKLINDLYEQIEKDIVLDEKNVINEDIKNKLSDIVFAIQDFDKKLKFLEKEIKESVINNIKKVNDLIDEIHDININLNYFPMFKIPNRIDNLIEKRDNLVDELNDLIGIKVVKDNDNYKLYLNNGISVIDNNQKQNLIPLTSKSDDRYISVGYIDDNDQIAKKIEDMIPSATLGALLRFRREELTNTRNKIGQLTVNFADSINSYHTLGYDMFGHIGKQIFNISNPEVISSTSNHSSPTISAKWVSTSDAKDTNYIVYFKNNNWTVTRLSDHVTVQPNIHTENNNLFITFDGIEFLIQGENSDGDIYMIKPYSKTLEELELLIDQNEPFAFSSTDDIKNKNRNNAMVINKFSQDFLVDHKETLDQSYQKFSKSIAYKCNELEEELPFKRNMIDILKNKKLSISNNIEQDYQDLSYEQECYLANVKVLQIAESIFNDIIDRYS, from the coding sequence ATGAGTTCTATATTCAATACTGCTATTGCTGGTATTAATGCAATGAAAATTATGATTGATAATACTACTAATAAAATTAATAATCCAGCTGCAAAAAACTCAGGAAAACGCGTTGTTTTAGAAAGTACTCCACAAAATTCAAATGCAAAAAATACAGTAAAAGTAAAAGAAATATACGATAATTATAATGATTTCATTACAGAAGAAAAAAGAAAAACTGATGTACAGGTCCAAGACGAACAAACTAAAATTGAACAATTATTAAAACTAGAAGATTTATTATGTGAAAAATCAAATATTTTTAATAAACTAATTAATGATTTATATGAACAAATAGAAAAAGATATTGTTTTAGATGAAAAAAATGTAATTAATGAAGATATAAAAAACAAATTAAGTGATATAGTTTTTGCAATACAAGATTTTGATAAAAAATTAAAATTTTTAGAGAAAGAGATTAAAGAATCAGTTATTAATAATATTAAAAAAGTTAATGATTTAATTGACGAAATTCATGATATTAATATAAATCTAAATTATTTTCCTATGTTCAAAATTCCTAATAGAATCGATAATCTTATTGAAAAAAGAGATAATCTAGTAGATGAATTAAATGATTTAATTGGGATAAAAGTTGTTAAAGATAATGATAATTATAAACTTTATTTAAATAATGGGATATCTGTTATAGATAATAATCAAAAACAAAACTTAATTCCATTAACATCTAAATCAGATGACAGGTATATTAGTGTAGGATATATTGATGATAACGATCAAATAGCAAAAAAAATAGAGGATATGATTCCCAGTGCTACTTTAGGAGCTTTGCTTAGATTTCGTAGAGAAGAATTAACAAATACAAGAAATAAAATTGGACAATTAACAGTTAATTTTGCTGATAGTATAAACTCATATCATACATTAGGATATGATATGTTTGGACATATTGGTAAACAAATTTTTAACATTAGTAATCCAGAAGTAATATCTAGTACAAGTAATCATTCATCTCCTACAATATCTGCAAAATGGGTTTCTACTAGCGATGCAAAAGACACTAATTATATTGTGTATTTTAAAAATAACAATTGGACAGTAACAAGATTATCAGATCATGTCACAGTTCAACCTAACATACATACAGAAAATAACAATCTATTTATTACCTTCGATGGAATAGAATTTTTAATACAGGGAGAAAATTCTGATGGCGATATTTATATGATTAAGCCATATTCTAAAACATTAGAAGAATTAGAATTATTAATTGATCAAAACGAACCATTCGCATTCTCATCCACAGATGATATAAAAAATAAAAATAGAAATAATGCTATGGTAATTAACAAATTTAGTCAAGATTTTTTAGTTGATCATAAAGAAACACTTGATCAATCTTATCAAAAATTTTCTAAATCTATAGCTTATAAATGTAATGAACTGGAAGAAGAACTACCTTTTAAAAGAAATATGATCGATATACTAAAAAATAAAAAATTATCTATATCTAATAATATTGAACAAGATTATCAAGATTTAAGCTATGAACAAGAATGTTATCTTGCAAATGTTAAAGTTTTACAAATAGCAGAAAGTATTTTCAATGACATTATTGACCGTTATAGTTAA
- the rne gene encoding ribonuclease E: MKRMLINATQQEELRVALVDGQRLYDLDIENSGSEQKKSNIYKGKITRIEPSLEAAFVDYGEEKNGFLPLKEISRNYFPENTFYTLGVNIKDILQEGQEVIVQISKEERGTKGAALTTFISLAGSYLVLMPNNPKSGGISRRIEGNDRIVLKELLALLKIPENMSLIIRTAGAGKSIESLKWDLSLRLQHWKTIQIIAKNRTAPFLIHQESNIIVRAFRDYLRQDIGEILIDNPKILDLARKHITFLGRPDFARKIKLYSGEIPLFSYFQIETQINSAFQRKVRLPSGGSIMVDSTEALTAIDINSSRSKSGTDIASTAFNTNLEAVDEISRQLRLRDLGGLIVIDFIDMSPISHQRAVENRLREIARDDRARIQIGQISRFGLLEMSRQRLSSSLGESSHHICPRCTGTGTIRDNESLSLSILRLIEEEALKENTHEVRAIVPVEIACYLLNEKRDAVHAIEKRQAGGKTIIVPSKKMKTPHYSVSRIRKGESINSTSYGLANIQKNKIANFLKENILKKKRKEKLDFTNFSFFDENYNKIKTEKQNILKKNNYHNVFLKILSNNSKFIFKMIAWFKNSFLIKNIFITSEVLKKNTFQNRNNIFLKKKYYSLHKKNTAVYFKSFKKNIENIYLKSKNFKSIKKDDNVYSRKPNDFHQKNEIKNLKNVKLGISRTDNFFENIENKKNKLKEFNLVQKNINEDNFLKNIVMNKYNTINAIDYNSILYKFFNNSKFFKNKRLKNNFLDYYPVKSPILTPSSVFTLELALGKVWIKYPIIISDEVKKQKKILRKTNLHVSSIFEKNNIFKNYNDFRIKKIKNSMCSFKKSIKNNTQIQETLKPNFLKSNNKKNLLILDKRQSFYKKIYIRKNKKNQSSAPVTKISKNSYFNKIEKSCNFNLLMMKLSLKRKNSAGAHAATSFSNSPVSKPK, encoded by the coding sequence ATGAAAAGAATGTTAATTAATGCAACTCAACAGGAAGAGTTGCGTGTAGCTCTTGTTGATGGTCAACGTTTATATGATCTTGATATAGAAAATTCTGGATCAGAACAAAAAAAATCAAATATATACAAAGGAAAGATCACCCGTATAGAACCTAGTTTAGAAGCTGCTTTTGTAGATTATGGTGAAGAAAAAAACGGTTTTTTACCGTTAAAAGAAATTTCTAGAAATTATTTTCCAGAAAATACTTTTTATACCTTAGGAGTTAATATCAAAGATATTTTACAAGAAGGTCAAGAAGTTATTGTACAAATAAGTAAAGAAGAACGAGGTACTAAAGGTGCAGCCTTAACAACTTTTATTAGTTTAGCAGGAAGTTATTTAGTTCTTATGCCAAATAATCCTAAATCTGGTGGTATATCAAGAAGAATTGAAGGAAATGATAGGATAGTATTAAAAGAGTTATTAGCTTTATTAAAAATACCTGAAAATATGAGTTTAATTATTCGAACTGCTGGTGCCGGAAAATCTATAGAATCATTAAAGTGGGACTTATCTCTTAGACTACAGCATTGGAAAACAATTCAAATAATAGCGAAAAATCGAACTGCACCATTTTTAATCCATCAGGAAAGTAACATTATTGTTCGTGCTTTTAGAGATTATTTACGTCAAGATATTGGAGAAATTTTAATTGATAATCCTAAAATATTAGATTTGGCACGGAAACATATTACTTTTTTAGGTCGTCCGGATTTTGCTAGAAAAATTAAATTATACAGTGGAGAGATTCCATTATTTAGCTATTTTCAAATTGAAACACAAATTAATTCTGCTTTTCAGCGAAAAGTTAGATTGCCTTCTGGTGGTTCAATTATGGTAGATAGTACTGAAGCTTTAACTGCTATTGATATTAATTCTTCTCGATCTAAAAGTGGGACAGATATTGCATCTACAGCATTTAATACGAATCTTGAAGCAGTGGATGAAATTTCTCGTCAATTACGCTTGCGAGATTTAGGTGGTCTGATAGTAATTGATTTTATAGATATGTCCCCTATTAGTCATCAAAGAGCTGTTGAAAATAGACTACGTGAAATTGCACGTGATGATAGAGCGCGCATTCAAATTGGTCAGATTTCTAGATTTGGTTTGTTAGAAATGTCTAGACAAAGATTAAGCTCATCTTTAGGAGAATCCAGTCATCATATTTGTCCAAGATGTACAGGAACAGGAACTATTAGAGATAATGAATCTTTATCTTTATCTATTTTACGTTTAATAGAAGAAGAAGCTTTAAAAGAAAATACACATGAGGTTCGTGCTATTGTACCTGTAGAAATAGCATGTTATTTATTAAATGAAAAAAGAGATGCCGTTCATGCTATTGAAAAACGTCAAGCTGGGGGTAAAACTATTATTGTTCCTAGCAAAAAAATGAAAACACCACATTATTCTGTTTCCAGGATTAGAAAAGGTGAAAGTATAAATTCTACAAGTTATGGTCTTGCTAATATTCAGAAAAATAAAATCGCAAATTTTTTAAAAGAAAATATTTTGAAAAAAAAACGGAAAGAAAAATTAGACTTTACTAATTTTAGTTTTTTTGACGAAAATTACAATAAAATAAAAACAGAAAAACAAAATATTTTAAAAAAAAATAATTATCATAATGTATTTTTAAAAATTTTGTCAAATAATAGTAAATTTATATTTAAAATGATAGCTTGGTTTAAAAATTCTTTTTTAATTAAAAATATCTTTATTACTAGTGAAGTTCTTAAAAAAAATACTTTTCAAAATAGAAATAACATTTTTTTAAAAAAAAAATATTATTCTTTACATAAAAAAAATACAGCAGTTTATTTTAAATCATTTAAAAAAAATATTGAAAATATATACTTAAAAAGTAAAAATTTTAAATCGATTAAAAAAGATGATAACGTTTATTCAAGAAAACCTAACGATTTTCATCAAAAAAATGAGATTAAAAATTTAAAAAACGTAAAATTAGGTATATCTAGAACAGATAATTTTTTTGAAAATATAGAAAATAAAAAAAATAAATTGAAAGAATTTAATTTAGTTCAAAAAAATATCAATGAAGATAATTTTCTCAAAAACATTGTAATGAATAAATATAATACTATCAATGCCATTGACTATAATTCTATCTTGTATAAATTTTTTAATAATTCTAAATTTTTTAAAAACAAAAGATTGAAAAATAATTTTTTAGATTATTATCCTGTTAAATCTCCAATATTAACACCTTCTTCAGTATTTACATTAGAATTAGCATTAGGTAAAGTTTGGATTAAATATCCAATTATTATATCAGATGAAGTAAAAAAACAAAAAAAAATACTTAGAAAGACAAATTTGCATGTATCCTCTATTTTTGAAAAAAATAATATTTTTAAAAATTATAATGATTTTAGAATAAAAAAAATAAAAAATTCAATGTGTTCATTTAAAAAATCTATAAAAAACAACACTCAAATTCAAGAAACTTTAAAACCTAATTTTCTGAAATCAAATAATAAAAAAAATTTGTTAATTTTAGATAAAAGACAATCTTTTTATAAAAAAATATATATCAGAAAAAATAAAAAAAATCAATCTAGTGCACCTGTAACAAAAATTTCTAAAAATTCATATTTCAATAAAATAGAAAAATCATGTAATTTTAATTTATTAATGATGAAATTAAGTCTTAAAAGGAAAAATTCTGCAGGAGCACATGCTGCAACAAGTTTTTCTAATTCGCCTGTCTCAAAACCTAAATAA
- the rluC gene encoding 23S rRNA pseudouridine(955/2504/2580) synthase RluC: protein MKYKILPISIIYINKDMLNQRIDNFMHCRFKNVPKSMIYRIIRTGKIRINKKRIKPHYKLKIGDELKIPPIKVSSNIKNNFFPFNHAKNLLNSILYEDNHLLIINKPSGIAVHGGSGLNFGVIEFFRKLRPLDKFLELVHRIDRETSGVLMLAKKRTSLASLHQQLREKKIKKEYIALVHGSWPIHIKKISEPLLKIRLKNKQKIVLINQKGKPAETFFQIKKKFSSSTLLSITPKTGRTHQIRVHTSYAGHPILFDKRYGKSNLDANIKNKKNINRLLLHSSGIHFIHPKNGNKTYIKAPLDTDFKNYLNNII from the coding sequence ATGAAATATAAAATATTACCTATATCAATTATATATATTAATAAAGATATGCTGAATCAACGAATAGATAATTTTATGCATTGTAGATTTAAAAATGTACCTAAAAGCATGATCTATCGTATTATTAGAACAGGAAAGATTCGGATTAATAAAAAACGAATCAAACCACATTATAAATTAAAAATTGGGGATGAACTAAAAATTCCACCAATAAAAGTTTCATCTAATATAAAAAATAATTTTTTTCCCTTCAATCATGCTAAAAATTTACTAAATAGTATTTTATATGAAGATAATCATCTATTAATTATTAATAAACCTTCAGGAATTGCAGTCCATGGAGGAAGTGGATTAAATTTTGGAGTTATAGAATTTTTCAGAAAATTACGTCCATTAGATAAATTTCTTGAGCTTGTACATCGTATTGATCGTGAAACATCAGGCGTTTTAATGTTAGCAAAGAAACGTACATCTTTAGCATCACTGCATCAACAATTGAGAGAGAAAAAAATTAAAAAAGAATATATAGCGTTAGTTCATGGTTCATGGCCTATTCATATAAAGAAAATTTCAGAACCGCTATTAAAAATTAGATTAAAGAATAAACAAAAAATAGTTTTAATTAATCAAAAAGGTAAACCTGCAGAAACTTTTTTTCAAATTAAAAAAAAATTTTCATCCTCAACTTTGTTATCAATTACTCCTAAAACTGGTCGAACACATCAAATTCGTGTACATACCTCATATGCTGGGCATCCAATACTATTTGACAAACGTTATGGTAAAAGTAATTTAGATGCTAATATAAAAAATAAAAAAAATATTAATAGGCTTTTACTTCATTCTTCTGGAATTCATTTTATTCACCCAAAAAATGGAAATAAAACTTATATAAAAGCACCATTAGATACAGATTTTAAAAATTATTTAAATAATATAATATAG
- the rpmF gene encoding 50S ribosomal protein L32, with protein MAVQKNKPTRSKRGMRRSHDSLLLPTLSVDKFSGETHIRHHVTMNGYYKGKKVI; from the coding sequence ATGGCAGTCCAAAAAAATAAACCAACTCGATCTAAAAGAGGAATGAGACGATCTCACGACTCTTTACTACTACCAACTTTATCTGTAGATAAATTTTCTGGAGAAACACATATCCGACACCATGTTACTATGAATGGCTATTATAAAGGTAAAAAAGTTATTTAA
- a CDS encoding ACP S-malonyltransferase, translating into MTLFAMLFPGQGSQYIGMLSSFFYKNNNIFKNTFDEASEYININLLKLIQEGPEFKLNQSKYTQVAILTASVSIYRFWNNKNGRSPSFMLGHSLGEYSALVCSNSIKFSDALKIVFLRGQLMEEVTINRPTLMQAIIGIEKRKVQKSCLVVTSKKK; encoded by the coding sequence ATGACTTTATTTGCAATGTTATTTCCAGGACAGGGTTCTCAATATATAGGTATGTTATCTTCTTTTTTTTATAAAAATAATAATATTTTTAAAAATACTTTTGATGAAGCATCAGAATATATTAATATTAATTTATTAAAATTAATACAAGAAGGACCTGAATTTAAATTAAATCAAAGTAAATATACACAAGTTGCAATATTAACTGCATCAGTTTCGATATATCGATTTTGGAATAATAAAAACGGAAGAAGTCCATCATTTATGTTAGGACATAGTCTTGGCGAATATTCTGCGTTAGTATGTTCTAATTCAATAAAATTTTCTGATGCATTAAAAATTGTTTTTTTACGTGGTCAACTTATGGAAGAGGTAACTATAAATAGACCTACTTTAATGCAAGCAATCATTGGTATAGAAAAAAGAAAAGTTCAAAAGTCATGTTTAGTAGTGACATCAAAAAAAAAATAG
- a CDS encoding acyltransferase domain-containing protein, protein MFSSDIKKKIVSLASINSHNQIVISGDRSAVYKASLNCKKLGAKYIFNINTNIAAHSELMKPISKKLKKILKLITIHPPKVPVINNVDVKSENNSKKIKNALIRQMYSTVRWKEVIDFIKFKKNFIMLEIGPNKILTNLNKKDKNIISFSTNNLKNFLLAFKKINKGKNE, encoded by the coding sequence ATGTTTAGTAGTGACATCAAAAAAAAAATAGTTTCTTTAGCAAGTATCAATTCTCACAATCAAATTGTAATTTCAGGCGATAGATCTGCTGTATACAAAGCTAGTTTAAATTGTAAAAAATTAGGTGCTAAATATATATTTAATATTAATACTAATATAGCTGCACATTCTGAATTAATGAAGCCAATATCTAAAAAATTAAAAAAAATATTAAAACTAATTACTATACATCCACCTAAAGTTCCAGTTATTAATAATGTCGATGTAAAATCCGAAAATAATAGTAAAAAAATTAAAAATGCTTTAATTAGGCAAATGTATAGTACTGTAAGATGGAAAGAAGTCATAGATTTTATAAAATTTAAAAAAAATTTTATAATGTTAGAAATTGGTCCTAATAAGATATTAACTAATTTAAATAAAAAAGATAAAAATATTATCTCATTTAGTACTAATAATTTAAAGAATTTTTTATTAGCATTTAAAAAAATAAATAAAGGAAAAAATGAATAA
- the fabG gene encoding 3-oxoacyl-[acyl-carrier-protein] reductase produces MNKNKKTALITGANRGIGKEIAKKLINKGVQVIGTSTTKDGVKTIDDYLKGNGFGLVLNLKNTNSIAEKIKEIYQKKYSIDILINNAGIKQDNLLVKMKNKEWEDVIKTNLSSVFYLIKSIIRPMIKKRQGRIITISSVIAYIGNKGQVNYSASKSGLIGFHKSLALEVASKGITVNLVSPGFIKTRFTNTLDSVQYKKYLSNIPMKRLGKKEEIADAVIFLSSSKASYITGHTLHVNGGMYMI; encoded by the coding sequence ATGAATAAAAATAAAAAAACTGCATTAATAACAGGCGCCAATCGGGGAATAGGAAAAGAAATTGCAAAAAAATTAATAAATAAAGGAGTTCAAGTAATTGGTACATCTACTACTAAAGATGGCGTAAAAACTATTGATGATTATTTGAAAGGTAACGGATTTGGTCTAGTTTTAAATTTAAAAAATACTAATTCTATTGCAGAAAAAATTAAGGAAATTTACCAAAAAAAATATTCTATTGATATATTAATCAATAATGCTGGAATTAAACAAGATAATTTATTAGTTAAAATGAAAAACAAAGAATGGGAAGACGTAATAAAAACTAATTTATCATCAGTATTTTATCTTATAAAATCGATTATTCGCCCAATGATTAAAAAAAGACAAGGTAGAATTATTACTATTAGTTCGGTAATCGCCTATATAGGTAATAAAGGACAAGTTAATTATAGCGCTTCTAAATCAGGTCTGATTGGATTTCATAAATCATTAGCATTAGAAGTAGCATCTAAGGGTATTACGGTTAACCTTGTTTCACCAGGTTTTATTAAAACACGTTTTACTAATACATTAGATTCTGTTCAATATAAAAAATATTTATCTAATATTCCTATGAAAAGACTAGGAAAAAAAGAAGAGATAGCGGATGCTGTTATTTTTTTATCTTCCTCAAAAGCATCATATATCACTGGACATACATTACATGTAAACGGTGGAATGTATATGATATAA
- the acpP gene encoding acyl carrier protein, with amino-acid sequence MKNIEERIKKIIIEKLDIKKENIFNDASFIDDLGADSLDTVELIMALEEEFDIEISDEEAEKINTVQKSIDYVKNYHLKNK; translated from the coding sequence ATGAAAAACATTGAAGAACGTATAAAAAAAATAATTATTGAAAAACTAGATATAAAAAAAGAAAATATTTTTAATGATGCATCTTTTATAGATGATCTTGGTGCAGATTCACTAGATACAGTAGAATTAATCATGGCTTTAGAAGAAGAATTTGATATTGAAATATCAGATGAAGAAGCTGAAAAGATTAATACAGTACAAAAATCTATCGATTATGTTAAGAATTATCATTTAAAAAATAAATAA
- the tmk gene encoding dTMP kinase yields the protein MIKNKFIVVEGLEGAGKTNACMCIKNILKKYNIKNILLVRQPGSTPIAEDIRKLIKKKFNTDNLIKETELLLMYAARIQLVEKKIKPALENGIWVISDRHDLSSLAYQSGGLGIKKKIISKLQSLFLQDFMPDLTIYLDVSPKIGLERALKRNTLDLIESRSLKFFKKTRKCYLKNIKLNQNTIIINANLNIKRVTKNITKKVLNWLNKQVI from the coding sequence ATAATAAAAAATAAATTTATTGTAGTTGAAGGCTTAGAAGGTGCAGGAAAAACTAATGCATGTATGTGTATTAAAAATATATTAAAAAAATATAACATTAAAAATATACTCTTAGTGCGTCAACCTGGTAGTACACCAATTGCTGAAGATATCAGGAAATTAATAAAAAAAAAATTTAATACTGATAATCTTATTAAAGAAACTGAATTATTATTAATGTATGCTGCAAGAATACAATTAGTTGAAAAAAAAATAAAACCAGCGTTAGAAAATGGTATATGGGTAATTTCTGATCGTCATGATTTATCTTCTTTAGCTTATCAAAGTGGAGGATTAGGTATTAAAAAAAAAATAATTTCTAAATTGCAATCTTTATTTTTGCAGGATTTTATGCCAGATTTAACTATTTACTTAGATGTTTCTCCAAAAATTGGTTTAGAAAGAGCATTAAAACGAAATACATTAGATTTAATTGAAAGTAGATCTTTAAAATTTTTTAAAAAAACTAGAAAATGTTATCTAAAAAATATTAAACTAAATCAAAACACTATAATAATCAATGCTAATTTAAATATTAAAAGAGTAACTAAAAATATTACAAAAAAAGTATTAAATTGGCTTAATAAACAAGTTATATGA
- a CDS encoding DNA polymerase III subunit delta' C-terminal domain-containing protein, translating into MKLYPWLIKPYNNIIQQYQKNKAHHAILIKTQKGIGASLLIWFISKWLLCRKPIGTNSCNECYGCKLISSNNHPDWHNFITKKNSTFSVEDVRQINKKIFKCAQQGGSKIVFLSDTEKLTESAINALLKTLEEPPQKTWFFLINYKNLNSHFTLNSRCIIYKLFAPTEKESLNWLKKETKKENKLYLTALRINQGSPVSAKKFMNSEAWIDRINFYKNLYDAFKNKNLLKILNSLKEKNSIVKIDSICFLLLDAIKFNFNEKKNLTNFDQMELIQFLSYNYKNLVLDISIRTWMHCKHRLLNISGINYELLLLEQLLRWEKILDFVSDN; encoded by the coding sequence ATGAAATTATACCCCTGGTTAATAAAACCGTATAATAATATTATACAACAATATCAAAAAAACAAAGCTCATCATGCAATTTTAATAAAAACCCAAAAAGGGATAGGAGCATCATTATTAATTTGGTTTATTAGTAAATGGTTGTTATGTCGAAAACCCATAGGAACAAATTCTTGTAATGAATGTTATGGATGTAAATTAATATCTTCGAATAATCATCCAGATTGGCATAATTTTATAACTAAAAAAAATAGTACATTCAGTGTAGAAGATGTAAGACAAATCAATAAAAAAATATTTAAATGTGCTCAACAAGGCGGATCTAAAATTGTTTTTTTATCAGACACTGAAAAATTAACAGAATCAGCAATCAATGCTTTATTAAAAACATTAGAAGAACCCCCTCAAAAAACTTGGTTTTTTCTTATAAATTATAAAAATTTAAATTCACATTTTACACTAAATAGTCGCTGTATCATCTATAAATTATTTGCTCCAACAGAAAAAGAGAGTCTAAATTGGTTAAAGAAAGAAACTAAAAAAGAAAATAAATTATATTTAACAGCACTACGTATCAATCAAGGTTCTCCTGTATCTGCAAAAAAATTCATGAATAGCGAAGCATGGATAGATAGAATAAATTTTTATAAAAATTTATATGATGCTTTTAAAAATAAGAACTTGTTAAAAATATTAAATTCACTAAAAGAAAAAAACAGTATAGTAAAAATTGATTCAATATGTTTTTTATTATTAGATGCTATTAAATTTAATTTTAATGAAAAAAAAAATTTAACTAATTTTGATCAAATGGAATTAATTCAATTTCTCTCTTATAATTATAAAAACCTTGTTTTAGATATCAGTATTCGCACTTGGATGCACTGTAAACATAGATTATTAAACATATCTGGAATAAATTATGAATTATTATTATTAGAACAATTACTTAGATGGGAGAAAATTTTAGATTTTGTATCAGATAATTAA
- a CDS encoding TatD family hydrolase, whose product MFLIDSHCHLDRLNYNLLHRNIDDVIKKSYTNYVKNFLTVSTSINNFYTIEKLFKKYKVIFYSCGVHPLNCAKEINNFHTIKNLSNKIKELSCIKRVVAIGETGLDYYHSSQNKKIQKEFFREHIRIAIKLKKPIIVHARNAIDDTIKILKEENADKCRGVLHSFTENYNAACKLLDIGFYISCSGIVTFKNAREICHTIKKIPLDRLLIETDAPYLSPDPYRGKENQPAYLFQIAKKISILKKIDIKILAKITTNNFRTLFNI is encoded by the coding sequence ATGTTTTTAATTGATTCACATTGTCATCTTGACAGATTAAATTATAATTTATTACATAGAAATATAGATGATGTAATAAAAAAATCTTATACAAATTATGTAAAAAATTTTTTAACAGTATCAACTTCTATAAATAATTTTTATACAATAGAAAAATTATTTAAAAAATATAAAGTTATTTTTTATTCCTGTGGTGTACATCCTTTAAATTGCGCAAAAGAAATTAATAATTTTCATACAATAAAAAATTTATCTAATAAAATAAAAGAATTATCTTGTATAAAACGTGTAGTGGCAATAGGTGAAACTGGTTTAGATTATTATCATTCATCTCAAAATAAAAAAATACAAAAAGAGTTTTTTCGAGAACATATTAGAATTGCAATAAAATTAAAAAAACCAATTATAGTACATGCACGTAATGCTATAGATGATACCATAAAAATATTAAAAGAAGAAAATGCAGATAAATGTAGAGGAGTATTACATTCTTTTACAGAAAATTATAATGCTGCATGTAAATTATTAGATATAGGGTTTTATATTTCTTGTTCTGGAATAGTAACTTTTAAAAATGCTAGAGAAATTTGTCATACAATAAAAAAAATACCATTAGATCGTTTATTAATAGAAACAGATGCCCCATATTTATCACCAGACCCTTATCGAGGAAAAGAAAATCAACCTGCATATTTATTTCAGATAGCAAAAAAAATTTCTATCTTAAAAAAGATAGATATAAAAATACTTGCAAAAATTACAACAAATAATTTTCGTACATTGTTCAATATATAG